One region of Salinibacterium sp. TMP30 genomic DNA includes:
- a CDS encoding cache domain-containing protein yields the protein MVTATSAQASGIAAQTTAARAAEIVSEYLRGPIETLDATAAELGMELASSPHVGALSAQRLDALVEPHAHRILGLPDPQIYGAGFIAAIGLLTDERNHLSWWQGDDPRKLLLAAQSVNKALIDYSELEWFRVPMETGRGHVAGPYVDYLCSDEYTITVAAPVHIGGRFVGVAGLDLLIDSVERQLLPLLSELGDNVTVINSVGRVVVSTNPRHATGDAVRGGPLADLPRTPCDGLALEIIAE from the coding sequence ATGGTGACGGCAACCAGTGCGCAGGCGTCCGGAATCGCGGCGCAAACAACCGCGGCGCGCGCAGCCGAGATTGTCTCCGAGTACCTGAGGGGCCCGATCGAGACTCTGGATGCGACGGCAGCAGAGCTCGGAATGGAACTCGCCTCGTCACCGCACGTCGGCGCACTCTCGGCGCAGCGCCTCGATGCGCTAGTTGAACCGCATGCCCATCGCATCCTTGGGCTCCCCGACCCACAGATTTACGGCGCAGGATTCATCGCCGCAATCGGGCTGCTGACCGACGAACGAAATCACCTGTCATGGTGGCAGGGCGACGACCCCCGCAAGCTCCTGTTGGCCGCACAATCCGTAAACAAAGCACTCATCGATTACAGCGAACTTGAGTGGTTTCGAGTGCCGATGGAGACAGGCCGCGGACACGTTGCCGGGCCCTACGTTGACTACCTCTGCAGTGACGAATACACGATCACCGTCGCCGCTCCCGTGCACATTGGCGGCCGGTTCGTCGGTGTCGCCGGCCTCGATCTGCTGATCGATTCCGTCGAACGCCAACTGTTGCCCTTGCTCTCTGAACTCGGCGATAACGTCACCGTCATCAACAGCGTTGGTCGCGTAGTGGTCTCCACTAATCCGCGTCACGCTACCGGTGATGCTGTGCGCGGTGGGCCACTGGCAGATCTTCCGCGCACGCCGTGTGATGGGCTCGCGCTCGAGATCATCGCCGAATAG
- a CDS encoding GntR family transcriptional regulator: MHPSESTDAPEHRAAVDSDAARFRDATRPGRLHGSLFQSIGDAGRAELVERRLAGAITGGHLRAGERLPSENDLARTFGVAPTTVRESLLALRSQGLVVTKRGRNGGSFVADSADPVAHARTALAETSRLALRDLGAHYSAITAACVRLAARRAAPSEAQQIRSRLVRLDDTDLAQWRSTLDDVQVELVSLSQSARLTREQMRLQAEISPLLRLIDAESDSRATQHQLLVTVVDAVEAGDDQAAVNATERMVDSVINALIELQSKNR; the protein is encoded by the coding sequence ATGCACCCGTCCGAATCGACTGACGCGCCGGAACACCGTGCGGCAGTTGACAGCGACGCCGCACGATTCCGCGATGCCACGCGACCGGGCCGCCTCCATGGTTCTCTCTTTCAATCCATCGGTGATGCCGGCCGTGCGGAGCTTGTCGAGCGTCGCCTTGCCGGGGCAATCACTGGGGGACACCTCCGCGCGGGAGAACGACTTCCCTCAGAAAACGACCTCGCGCGCACCTTTGGGGTAGCGCCGACAACCGTGCGCGAATCGCTTCTTGCGCTGCGCAGCCAGGGACTCGTTGTCACTAAGCGCGGACGCAACGGAGGCAGTTTCGTTGCAGACTCCGCCGACCCTGTGGCACACGCACGAACCGCCTTGGCCGAAACTTCTCGCCTCGCGTTGCGCGATTTGGGCGCCCACTATTCGGCCATCACCGCCGCCTGTGTTCGCCTTGCGGCCCGCCGCGCAGCGCCTTCAGAAGCGCAACAAATTCGTTCGCGCCTGGTGCGATTGGATGACACCGACCTTGCCCAATGGCGCAGCACCCTCGACGATGTTCAGGTCGAACTCGTCTCGCTGAGCCAGTCCGCGCGCCTAACTCGCGAGCAGATGCGACTGCAAGCAGAGATCTCTCCGCTCCTTCGGCTCATCGACGCCGAAAGTGACTCCCGCGCAACGCAGCATCAACTGCTCGTGACCGTGGTGGATGCTGTCGAAGCGGGCGATGACCAAGCTGCAGTGAATGCCACGGAACGCATGGTCGACAGTGTGATCAATGCGCTCATTGAACTTCAGTCCAAAAATCGGTGA
- a CDS encoding ABC transporter ATP-binding protein — MHASAQQASSESDSLSAPGAVSLTEVSKQFGDFTAVEALNLDVKPGEFLSMLGPSGSGKTTVLRMIAGFENVTSGSIHLSGTDVTDVPPHARQVNTVFQDYALFPHLTIAENVGYGLRVAGVDRTTRAAQVGLALEQVQLSAVADRLPHQLSGGQRQRIALARALILRPQVLLLDEPLGALDKQLREEMQIELKQIQRDVGITFIFVTHDQEEALTLSDRVAVFNKGRIEQVGTAREVYEFPATEFVAQFLGLSNLVPAELSSDGAQSSVRPERVRLRAADSAASAGAISLLGTISETVYTGPTTRFLVDTEGGVRIIAERANDHHPSAESAFARGDRVRVEWTKDHASRIG; from the coding sequence GTGCACGCGTCCGCCCAGCAAGCCTCGTCCGAATCGGACTCCCTGTCCGCGCCCGGTGCAGTAAGCCTCACTGAGGTCTCCAAACAGTTCGGCGACTTCACTGCAGTCGAAGCGCTCAACCTCGACGTCAAGCCAGGGGAGTTCCTCTCAATGCTCGGTCCGTCCGGCTCGGGCAAGACGACCGTGCTGCGGATGATCGCAGGCTTCGAGAACGTCACGAGCGGCAGCATCCACCTCTCGGGCACCGACGTAACCGACGTGCCACCGCACGCCCGCCAAGTGAACACCGTCTTTCAGGATTACGCGCTTTTCCCGCACCTGACCATCGCCGAGAATGTTGGCTACGGCCTTCGCGTTGCCGGAGTCGACCGCACCACACGTGCCGCTCAAGTTGGCCTCGCCCTCGAGCAAGTTCAACTATCTGCCGTGGCTGACCGCCTTCCCCACCAGCTTTCCGGTGGCCAACGGCAACGCATCGCCCTAGCCCGCGCGCTCATCTTGCGCCCCCAAGTTCTCCTTCTCGACGAGCCGCTCGGCGCCCTCGACAAGCAACTCCGCGAAGAAATGCAGATTGAGCTCAAACAGATCCAGCGCGATGTTGGAATCACCTTCATTTTCGTCACCCACGACCAAGAAGAAGCGCTAACCCTCAGCGACCGTGTCGCCGTCTTCAACAAGGGGCGAATCGAGCAGGTAGGCACCGCTCGCGAGGTCTACGAGTTTCCTGCCACCGAGTTCGTCGCCCAGTTCTTGGGGCTTTCCAATCTCGTCCCCGCTGAACTCTCAAGCGATGGCGCTCAATCGAGCGTGCGGCCCGAGCGCGTGCGCCTCCGTGCTGCCGACTCTGCGGCGAGCGCCGGCGCAATCTCGCTACTCGGCACGATCTCCGAAACGGTCTACACCGGGCCAACCACCCGATTCCTCGTCGACACCGAAGGAGGCGTTCGCATCATCGCCGAACGCGCCAACGACCACCACCCCTCCGCCGAATCCGCCTTCGCTCGCGGAGATCGGGTGCGCGTCGAGTGGACAAAAGACCACGCCTCTCGCATCGGCTAA
- a CDS encoding extracellular solute-binding protein, translated as MRSKIMTSAAFLAVAALTLTGCTAATDGTATGGLSIDVPDVPMLEELGEMESEVNIVAWSGFVEPAWTDEFTAETGCTVNRRVAGTSDEMVQLMRTGDYDVVSASGDASLRLIAGGDVQPINLDLVPNFGDDIVEGMKGQIYDTINGKSYGVPIGRGANILQYNSEVVTEAPTSWDVAWEADSPYAGQIIAYDAPIYIADAAVYLMAHEPDLGITNPYALDQTQLDAAINLLQQQNKIVSEYWADPAAQITSFAGGTSTIGTSWEILRKLTEDEKFKSVLPEEGSTGWSDAWMIATESKSPNCAYAWVDYTSEAEVNGAIAMNFGMAPANGAFCETSDEAAAHCEYFNATDEEYFSNVWFWTTPIEQCIDGRTDVTCTNFQQWTDAWLTVKG; from the coding sequence ATGAGATCCAAGATCATGACCAGCGCAGCATTCCTTGCTGTTGCTGCTCTCACCCTCACCGGCTGTACGGCCGCGACTGACGGCACCGCCACCGGCGGCCTCTCGATCGACGTTCCTGACGTTCCCATGCTCGAAGAGCTGGGCGAGATGGAAAGCGAAGTCAACATCGTCGCGTGGAGTGGCTTCGTGGAGCCAGCCTGGACCGACGAATTCACCGCCGAGACCGGATGCACTGTCAACCGCCGTGTTGCCGGCACCAGTGACGAAATGGTTCAGCTCATGCGCACGGGCGACTACGACGTCGTCTCCGCTTCGGGTGACGCCAGCCTTCGCCTCATTGCGGGTGGCGATGTTCAGCCCATCAACCTCGACCTCGTTCCCAACTTCGGTGACGACATCGTGGAAGGCATGAAAGGTCAGATCTACGACACGATCAACGGCAAGTCCTACGGTGTTCCGATCGGCCGTGGAGCCAACATCCTTCAGTACAACAGTGAAGTTGTCACCGAAGCACCCACGAGCTGGGATGTGGCGTGGGAGGCCGACAGCCCCTATGCCGGGCAGATCATCGCCTATGATGCACCGATCTACATCGCTGACGCCGCCGTGTACCTGATGGCTCACGAGCCTGACCTCGGCATCACCAACCCGTATGCGCTCGACCAGACTCAGCTCGATGCTGCGATCAATCTGCTTCAGCAGCAGAACAAGATCGTCTCCGAGTACTGGGCTGACCCCGCCGCACAGATCACGTCGTTTGCCGGTGGAACCAGCACAATCGGTACCTCATGGGAGATCCTGCGCAAGCTGACGGAAGACGAGAAATTCAAGAGCGTTCTTCCTGAAGAGGGTTCGACCGGATGGTCAGACGCCTGGATGATCGCGACTGAGTCGAAGTCACCCAACTGTGCTTACGCCTGGGTTGACTACACGAGCGAAGCTGAAGTTAACGGTGCAATCGCCATGAACTTCGGTATGGCTCCCGCCAACGGTGCCTTCTGCGAAACGAGCGACGAAGCAGCCGCACACTGCGAGTACTTCAACGCAACCGACGAAGAGTACTTCAGCAATGTCTGGTTCTGGACCACCCCCATCGAGCAGTGCATCGATGGTCGCACTGACGTCACTTGCACGAACTTCCAGCAGTGGACGGATGCCTGGCTCACTGTCAAAGGCTAG
- a CDS encoding ABC transporter permease yields MNRRAQLSALLALPMLWLIGIYIFSLIMLLVTAFWVTDPFTSKVKPGFTLRNFEQIIANPAYASTSLRTLGIALAVTVLSILISVPLGIFMAKVASPKLRAILAVAITLPLWAGYLVKILAMRITFTEEGFFNSMLGPLGISGPGFSLVTVVLTLTYLWLPYMAVPVYTAIRQLPPNLFDASSDLGAGAGFTIRTVVLPLIKPAIIAGSIFTFSLSLGDYIAAKFVGGSTQMIGSIIASNINLNPPIAAAFSLVPIAFVVIYLVVVQRTGALERM; encoded by the coding sequence ATGAATCGCCGCGCGCAACTCTCGGCACTGCTGGCGCTGCCCATGCTGTGGCTCATCGGGATCTATATTTTCTCGCTCATCATGCTTCTCGTGACGGCGTTCTGGGTGACCGACCCCTTCACGTCGAAGGTGAAGCCCGGCTTTACTCTGCGCAACTTTGAGCAGATCATCGCGAACCCCGCATACGCGTCGACCTCGCTGCGCACTCTCGGTATCGCCCTCGCGGTCACGGTGCTCAGCATCCTGATCTCGGTTCCACTGGGTATCTTCATGGCTAAGGTCGCGTCGCCCAAACTGCGCGCCATTCTGGCCGTCGCCATCACCCTCCCGCTCTGGGCCGGCTACCTCGTCAAAATTTTGGCCATGCGCATCACCTTCACTGAAGAAGGCTTCTTCAACTCGATGCTCGGCCCCCTCGGCATCAGCGGCCCCGGCTTTAGCCTCGTCACCGTCGTGCTGACCCTCACGTACCTGTGGTTGCCGTACATGGCGGTGCCCGTGTACACCGCGATCCGGCAGTTGCCACCAAACCTGTTTGACGCATCATCCGACCTCGGCGCGGGTGCCGGGTTCACGATTCGCACCGTCGTGCTTCCTCTTATCAAGCCAGCCATCATCGCCGGCTCGATCTTCACGTTCTCGCTCAGCCTCGGTGACTATATCGCCGCCAAGTTTGTGGGCGGCTCAACCCAGATGATCGGAAGCATCATCGCCTCCAACATCAACCTCAACCCTCCGATCGCCGCCGCGTTCTCGCTAGTGCCGATCGCTTTCGTCGTCATTTACCTTGTCGTTGTGCAACGCACCGGCGCTCTAGAACGGATGTGA
- a CDS encoding ABC transporter permease, whose amino-acid sequence MLRLSLGAKFTLGTIVAIALAFMYIPLFLVVINSFSAARISSWPITSFSTIWWEKAFVSEPIRAALLNSVIVGLGATAIALILGTLVAFALQRYTFFGKQSVNLLVVLPIALPGIVTGVALNNTYNRVLEPIGIDVGYFGMIIAHGTFCIVMVFNNVLARLRRINPSIEEASRDLGATPLQTFRLVTFPQFRSAFVAGAILAFALSFDEVVVTIFTAPPGVDTLPLWIMNQMARPNEASLVNVVATVVILASFIPVWVSQRLARGADERE is encoded by the coding sequence ATGCTGAGACTCTCCCTCGGGGCCAAATTCACCCTCGGAACAATCGTCGCGATCGCCCTCGCGTTCATGTACATCCCGCTGTTTCTCGTCGTCATCAACTCGTTTAGCGCCGCCCGCATCTCGAGTTGGCCGATCACCTCGTTCTCTACCATTTGGTGGGAGAAGGCCTTCGTAAGCGAACCGATCCGCGCAGCACTGCTCAACTCGGTGATCGTCGGACTCGGGGCGACCGCGATTGCGCTCATCCTAGGCACTCTCGTCGCCTTCGCCCTGCAGCGTTACACTTTCTTCGGAAAACAGAGCGTCAACCTGCTCGTCGTACTCCCCATCGCGCTCCCCGGCATCGTGACCGGTGTTGCTCTCAACAACACCTACAACCGGGTACTTGAACCAATCGGCATTGATGTCGGATACTTCGGGATGATCATCGCCCACGGCACCTTCTGCATCGTCATGGTCTTCAACAACGTGCTCGCGCGATTACGCCGCATCAACCCCAGCATCGAAGAAGCATCCCGCGACCTCGGCGCGACGCCGCTGCAAACCTTCCGCCTCGTGACGTTCCCGCAGTTCCGCAGCGCTTTCGTCGCTGGCGCTATCTTGGCCTTCGCGCTCAGCTTCGATGAGGTCGTTGTCACCATCTTTACCGCCCCGCCCGGGGTCGACACCCTGCCGCTCTGGATCATGAACCAGATGGCACGACCCAACGAAGCATCCCTGGTGAACGTCGTCGCGACCGTCGTGATCCTCGCCTCGTTCATCCCCGTGTGGGTCTCACAGCGCCTCGCCCGCGGCGCCGACGAACGCGAATGA
- a CDS encoding ABC transporter substrate-binding protein, translating to MKHNTRRVLAAGAFAVSAALLLAACSPSDGGNGGDGGSAGELTPVKLQLQWLPQGQFAGYFAAADQGYFEEEGLDVEIIPSGGDIVPQDALANGDVDYAVAWVPKVLGSIEQGANLTNIAQIFKTSGTLQVSWADSGINSVADFEGKKIGSWGFGNEWEIFAAMAAEGLDSSTVQIITQDFNMNAFLQGDIDAAQAMTYNEYAQLLESTDPETGELYQPSDFNVISYEDTVGAMLQDAIWADTGRLDSDEAYQETTVKFLKAVVKGWIYSAENPEEAANITIGAGSGWGPSHELWMVNETNKLIWPAPNGIGVIDEAAWQRTVDGAISAVNETGASPITEAPPASAWSNDWIMKALDELEAEGVDTTGSSYSPIDVTLLEGGN from the coding sequence ATGAAGCACAACACACGCCGCGTACTTGCGGCCGGAGCGTTCGCCGTCTCGGCAGCGCTCCTTCTAGCAGCCTGCTCACCGAGCGATGGCGGAAACGGGGGAGATGGCGGATCCGCTGGCGAACTCACCCCGGTGAAGCTCCAACTCCAATGGCTCCCACAGGGTCAGTTCGCTGGCTACTTCGCTGCAGCCGATCAGGGCTACTTTGAGGAGGAAGGTCTGGACGTCGAGATCATCCCCTCCGGTGGCGATATCGTTCCGCAGGATGCGCTCGCCAACGGTGACGTTGATTACGCCGTCGCGTGGGTTCCTAAGGTGCTCGGCTCAATTGAGCAAGGGGCCAACCTGACGAACATCGCCCAAATCTTCAAGACGTCGGGAACTCTCCAAGTGTCATGGGCCGACTCGGGTATCAACTCTGTTGCCGACTTCGAGGGCAAGAAGATTGGCTCGTGGGGCTTCGGAAACGAATGGGAAATCTTCGCCGCAATGGCCGCTGAGGGCCTCGATTCGTCGACGGTGCAGATCATCACGCAAGACTTCAACATGAACGCCTTCCTGCAGGGTGACATCGATGCCGCTCAGGCGATGACGTACAACGAGTACGCGCAACTGCTCGAGTCAACGGATCCGGAGACGGGCGAGCTTTACCAGCCTTCGGATTTCAACGTCATTAGCTATGAAGACACCGTTGGCGCGATGCTGCAGGATGCAATTTGGGCTGATACTGGGCGCCTCGACAGCGATGAGGCTTACCAAGAAACCACGGTCAAGTTCCTGAAGGCCGTCGTCAAGGGCTGGATTTATTCGGCCGAGAACCCTGAAGAAGCCGCAAACATCACTATCGGCGCCGGCTCCGGGTGGGGCCCAAGCCACGAGCTCTGGATGGTCAACGAGACCAACAAGCTCATCTGGCCAGCACCCAACGGCATCGGAGTGATCGATGAAGCAGCGTGGCAGCGCACTGTTGACGGTGCGATCAGCGCCGTGAACGAAACAGGCGCGAGCCCCATCACCGAAGCACCACCGGCCAGTGCCTGGTCGAATGACTGGATCATGAAGGCACTTGACGAACTCGAAGCTGAGGGCGTCGACACTACGGGTTCGAGCTATTCGCCGATCGACGTCACCCTTCTGGAAGGCGGCAACTAG
- a CDS encoding ABC transporter permease subunit: MSEVSMSTSTAANSVVAPGGGSGTSRKRAWSPRTESTLRIAAPITLGLIVLGVWQLLVTVGGVSDYLLPSPASIVGELVEFWPAVVSATMLTGTNALLGLLVGSVLGIVLSAIAARWHIADQMSAPIIAALAVVPIVALAPVLNSMFGADSQFGRQAIAAIASFVPVFLNTLRGFRQTRPVHRDLMKAYAANSTQMLRALTLPTARPFILTGIRIASSLAVISALVAEYFGGPRGGLGSLIATSAASSAYARAWAYVAASIALGLLFYLATLALERLVLRRVPVGGA; encoded by the coding sequence ATGAGCGAAGTCTCGATGAGCACCAGCACGGCCGCGAACTCGGTGGTGGCCCCGGGGGGCGGATCAGGCACGAGCCGAAAGCGGGCGTGGAGCCCTCGAACTGAATCGACGCTGCGCATCGCGGCGCCCATCACTCTGGGCCTGATTGTGCTTGGCGTGTGGCAGCTTCTCGTGACCGTGGGAGGGGTCTCCGACTATCTGCTGCCGAGTCCGGCATCGATCGTCGGGGAACTTGTCGAGTTCTGGCCGGCGGTAGTCTCCGCGACGATGCTCACGGGAACAAATGCTCTGCTTGGCCTTCTCGTCGGTTCGGTGCTCGGAATTGTGCTCTCGGCGATTGCCGCCCGGTGGCACATCGCCGATCAGATGAGTGCCCCGATCATTGCGGCACTCGCTGTCGTGCCCATTGTCGCCCTCGCACCCGTTCTCAACTCGATGTTTGGGGCCGACAGCCAGTTTGGGCGCCAAGCGATTGCGGCAATCGCCTCGTTCGTGCCGGTCTTTCTCAACACCCTGCGGGGGTTCCGGCAGACGAGGCCCGTGCACCGTGATCTCATGAAGGCGTATGCGGCCAACTCCACACAAATGTTGCGCGCGCTCACCCTCCCCACGGCGCGCCCCTTCATTCTCACGGGCATCCGCATCGCATCGTCGCTCGCCGTCATCTCAGCGCTCGTCGCCGAATACTTCGGTGGGCCGCGAGGTGGCCTTGGCAGCCTCATTGCTACCTCTGCCGCCTCAAGCGCGTATGCCCGCGCCTGGGCGTATGTCGCGGCATCCATCGCCCTCGGTCTGCTCTTTTACCTTGCGACGCTTGCGCTCGAACGACTCGTGCTGCGTCGTGTTCCGGTTGGGGGCGCCTGA
- a CDS encoding ABC transporter ATP-binding protein, which produces MSDHIPHSALQNDQTDAVAPEKVAAVEVRGVDKHFETASGIVNALEGINLTVADDEFVSLIGPSGCGKSTLMRLIADLDTPSAGELTVFGKTATQARLDQDYGIAFQQAGLLPWRTVAANVALPLELHGVASAARRSRVAELLDMVGLNEFADRFPDQLSGGMQQRVAIARSLAEEPRLLLMDEPFGALDEMTREKMQTDLVRIAADTGAAVVFVTHSIPEAVFLSDRVVVMSPRPGRISEIVPMRLGAAAGREDRTDELREDTAFFEMVTEVREALHGGAADQPGLEARSARGVESR; this is translated from the coding sequence ATGAGCGATCACATTCCCCACTCAGCACTACAGAACGACCAGACGGATGCCGTAGCCCCCGAAAAAGTTGCCGCGGTTGAGGTGCGCGGCGTCGACAAACACTTCGAGACCGCGTCGGGGATTGTGAACGCGCTTGAGGGGATCAACCTCACCGTCGCCGATGACGAATTTGTGTCTCTCATCGGCCCGTCGGGCTGCGGCAAGTCGACGCTCATGAGGCTGATCGCTGACCTCGATACGCCCAGTGCTGGCGAACTCACCGTTTTTGGCAAGACCGCCACGCAGGCTCGTCTTGACCAGGATTACGGAATCGCGTTCCAGCAGGCCGGGCTACTGCCGTGGCGCACGGTCGCCGCGAACGTTGCATTACCGCTCGAACTTCATGGTGTGGCATCCGCAGCTCGTCGGTCTCGTGTCGCCGAGTTGCTCGATATGGTCGGCCTCAACGAGTTTGCCGATCGTTTTCCCGATCAGCTCTCTGGCGGCATGCAGCAGCGTGTTGCGATTGCACGGTCACTTGCTGAAGAACCACGGTTACTACTGATGGATGAGCCGTTCGGGGCGCTCGATGAGATGACCCGAGAGAAGATGCAAACCGATCTCGTGCGTATCGCGGCTGATACCGGGGCAGCAGTGGTCTTCGTGACACATTCCATTCCCGAAGCGGTGTTTCTCTCCGACCGTGTCGTTGTCATGTCGCCGCGACCTGGCCGAATCAGTGAGATAGTGCCGATGCGACTCGGCGCTGCTGCCGGTCGTGAGGATCGCACCGACGAGTTGCGTGAAGACACAGCCTTCTTCGAAATGGTGACCGAGGTGCGCGAAGCTCTGCACGGCGGGGCAGCAGACCAGCCCGGTCTCGAAGCGCGATCCGCTCGAGGAGTGGAGTCTCGATGA
- a CDS encoding ABC transporter permease subunit produces the protein MTATRNDERGEVAVRPVSFPGAVANPARTRLLRGFGWGIAGVLLIALIWEGYKFIGPENGVLIGELRVLPRTTDLAMPHLWDMMTRLGEPVTRADGALPLWAVVALAAITTLGIAAAGWLVGVVVGVGFALLMQRWRLAEFGLLPWIVISQTVPLIAFAPVVKSWGSRVEIGSFEWQDWMSVALIASYLAFFPITVGALKGLQSPDRIHVELFETYASGYWATLTRLRLPAAVPYLLPALRLGAANAVIGAVVAEVSTGLQGGLGRLLIQFAGQASGDPAKAWGPIFGAIVLGLVAAGSVAVLGVILKDYRRTEETA, from the coding sequence ATGACGGCAACCCGAAACGATGAGCGTGGGGAGGTTGCTGTCCGCCCCGTGAGTTTTCCGGGGGCGGTGGCTAACCCCGCGCGCACTCGACTTCTCCGTGGCTTCGGCTGGGGTATTGCCGGAGTGCTGCTGATCGCGTTGATCTGGGAGGGCTATAAGTTCATCGGCCCCGAGAACGGCGTGCTGATTGGCGAACTCCGCGTGCTGCCGCGCACAACCGATCTGGCAATGCCGCACCTCTGGGACATGATGACGCGTCTCGGTGAACCCGTCACGCGGGCTGATGGTGCGCTACCGCTGTGGGCGGTCGTTGCGCTTGCCGCAATAACCACTCTGGGCATTGCTGCGGCGGGTTGGTTGGTTGGGGTCGTCGTGGGTGTCGGTTTTGCACTCCTGATGCAGCGGTGGCGGCTTGCCGAGTTTGGCCTGCTGCCGTGGATCGTGATCAGCCAAACCGTGCCCCTTATCGCGTTCGCCCCCGTTGTAAAAAGTTGGGGTTCGCGTGTGGAGATTGGCAGCTTCGAGTGGCAGGACTGGATGTCGGTTGCCCTCATCGCTAGCTATCTTGCGTTTTTCCCGATCACGGTCGGCGCGCTCAAAGGTCTGCAGTCTCCCGACCGCATCCACGTCGAGCTATTCGAGACTTATGCCTCGGGCTATTGGGCGACACTTACGCGTCTTCGACTTCCCGCAGCAGTGCCCTACCTTCTGCCGGCGCTTCGACTCGGAGCTGCCAACGCCGTTATCGGTGCTGTCGTTGCGGAAGTTTCGACCGGGCTCCAAGGAGGGCTTGGGCGCCTTCTCATCCAATTCGCCGGGCAGGCGTCTGGTGACCCCGCGAAAGCGTGGGGTCCGATATTCGGCGCCATCGTGCTTGGGCTCGTAGCGGCCGGTTCCGTTGCTGTGCTCGGCGTGATTCTCAAGGACTACCGACGAACCGAGGAGACCGCATGA
- a CDS encoding TIGR03842 family LLM class F420-dependent oxidoreductase, whose protein sequence is MDFGAVLQTNPPASRTVQLAKLAEAHGFSHVWTFDSHILWQEPYVIYSQILAETRKITIGPMVTNPATRDWTVTASTYATLNEMYGNRTICGIGRGDSAVRVTNGKPTTLKELRDSIHVIRELANSRSVKYGGAQLQLPWSKGSELEIWVAAYGPLALKLTGEVGDGFILQLADLDIAEWMIKKVRDAAEAVGRDPMAIKFCVAAPMYIGDNWEHMRNQCRWFGGMVGNHVADIVKKYGADGSVPEALTDYIKEREGYDYNQHGRAGNSHAAFVPDEIVDRFCVMGTAEQHIEKLEKLRALGVDQFAGYLQHDNKEETLRVYGETVIPALTDTVTAKA, encoded by the coding sequence ATGGATTTCGGAGCAGTACTTCAGACCAACCCGCCCGCATCACGAACGGTCCAGCTTGCGAAGCTTGCGGAAGCCCACGGCTTCAGCCATGTGTGGACCTTCGATTCGCACATTCTGTGGCAAGAACCCTATGTGATATACAGTCAGATCTTGGCCGAGACGCGCAAGATCACGATTGGGCCAATGGTGACGAACCCGGCCACGCGCGACTGGACTGTGACGGCATCCACCTACGCAACCCTCAACGAGATGTATGGCAACCGCACCATCTGCGGCATCGGCCGTGGCGACTCGGCGGTGCGGGTGACCAACGGCAAGCCCACGACACTGAAGGAACTTCGGGATTCGATCCACGTCATCCGGGAACTTGCGAACTCGCGATCGGTGAAATACGGCGGGGCTCAGCTTCAATTGCCCTGGAGTAAAGGTTCTGAGCTCGAAATATGGGTGGCGGCGTATGGCCCGCTCGCTCTCAAGCTCACCGGTGAAGTCGGAGATGGCTTCATCCTGCAGCTTGCCGACCTCGACATTGCCGAGTGGATGATCAAGAAAGTGCGCGACGCTGCTGAAGCGGTCGGGCGCGACCCGATGGCGATTAAGTTCTGCGTCGCCGCCCCGATGTACATCGGCGACAACTGGGAGCACATGCGCAACCAGTGCCGCTGGTTTGGTGGCATGGTCGGCAATCACGTCGCTGACATCGTGAAGAAGTACGGTGCGGATGGCTCTGTGCCGGAGGCCCTCACCGACTACATCAAGGAACGCGAAGGCTACGACTACAACCAGCATGGTCGCGCAGGCAACTCGCACGCCGCGTTTGTTCCCGACGAGATCGTCGACCGCTTCTGCGTGATGGGCACCGCGGAGCAGCATATCGAGAAGCTCGAGAAACTGCGGGCCCTCGGTGTCGACCAGTTCGCTGGCTACCTGCAGCACGACAATAAGGAAGAAACATTGCGGGTTTATGGCGAGACGGTGATCCCGGCCCTCACCGACACTGTGACGGCGAAGGCCTAA